The following are encoded together in the Serratia sp. UGAL515B_01 genome:
- a CDS encoding haloacid dehalogenase-like hydrolase, whose translation MFKIKKRMYLSIAFLTAFFSFTAHTTELTHWPKEQAKQLSEMIGERANKGDFAVFDMDNTTYKNDLEESLIPYMENKGILKREKIDPSLILIPFNDSLGEAESLYSYYHRLCEMDDLICYPWAAQIFSGFTLRELNQQVDELMSLKGKIPVKYIKKNKLEEKNVEPPRPLPGMQQLFAKLQENGIEVYIMSAAHEELVRMVASNPKYGYNVKPQNVIGINTLLLNPKTGELTTARKQIKTNNYLPEKNQDLTITPYIVNPMTWFEGKAGSIIGYIDQWKKPVLVGGDTLYSDTYMLLNSTDAQIGKRLWISRNPETLKKLSQLQQEAIKQQKTLGQQPTADKNWIIVNQQDIE comes from the coding sequence ATGTTTAAAATCAAAAAAAGAATGTATTTGTCGATAGCTTTTTTAACGGCTTTTTTCAGCTTCACCGCACACACAACAGAGTTAACTCATTGGCCTAAGGAACAAGCCAAACAGCTGAGTGAAATGATCGGTGAAAGGGCTAATAAAGGTGACTTTGCCGTTTTCGATATGGATAATACCACTTATAAAAATGACTTGGAGGAGTCGCTCATTCCCTACATGGAAAACAAAGGTATTTTGAAAAGAGAGAAAATAGATCCTTCGTTAATATTAATACCATTTAATGACAGTCTCGGTGAGGCAGAAAGCTTATATAGCTACTATCATCGCCTTTGTGAAATGGATGATTTAATCTGTTACCCTTGGGCTGCGCAGATTTTTTCAGGTTTTACCTTAAGGGAATTAAATCAGCAGGTTGATGAGCTTATGTCACTTAAGGGTAAAATACCCGTTAAATACATAAAAAAAAATAAATTAGAAGAAAAGAATGTTGAACCTCCACGCCCATTACCAGGTATGCAGCAACTCTTTGCAAAATTGCAGGAAAACGGTATTGAAGTATACATTATGAGCGCTGCGCACGAAGAGTTAGTACGCATGGTAGCCAGCAACCCTAAATATGGCTATAACGTAAAACCGCAAAATGTTATCGGCATCAATACCCTGTTGCTCAACCCAAAAACAGGCGAGCTGACCACCGCACGCAAGCAGATAAAAACGAACAATTACCTTCCGGAAAAAAACCAAGACCTGACTATCACACCTTATATTGTTAACCCAATGACCTGGTTCGAAGGCAAAGCTGGTAGTATTATCGGCTACATTGACCAATGGAAAAAACCGGTTTTAGTGGGTGGTGATACGCTTTACTCCGATACCTATATGCTATTGAACAGCACCGATGCTCAAATTGGGAAACGGTTGTGGATCAGCAGAAATCCAGAAACCCTGAAAAAACTCTCGCAATTACAGCAGGAAGCGATAAAACAGCAAAAAACATTAGGCCAACAACCCACCGCCGATAAAAACTGGATCATCGTTAACCAACAAGATATTGAATAA
- the uraA gene encoding uracil permease yields MTRRAIGVSERPPLLQTIPLSFQHLFAMFGATVLVPILFKINPATVLLFNGIGTLLYLFICKGKIPAYLGSSFAFISPVLLLLPLGYEVALGGFIMCGVLFCLVALIVKKAGTGWLDVMFPPAAMGAIVAVIGLELAGVAANMAGLLPAEGTAADSTTITISLVTLGVTVLGSVLFRGFLAIIPILIGVLVGYGLSFFMGVVDLTPIREAHWFALPTFYTPRFEWFAIFTILPAALVVIAEHVGHLVVTANIVKKDLLRDPGLHRSMFANGISTVISGFFGSTPNTTYGENIGVMAITKVYSTWVIGGAAILAILLSCVGKLAAAIQAVPVPVMGGVSLLLYGVIGASGIRVLIESKVDYNKAQNLILTSVILIIGVSGAKVHIGAAELKGMALATIVGIGLSLLFKLISLYRKEEEVIDVPEERSDHK; encoded by the coding sequence ATGACCCGTCGCGCCATTGGCGTTAGCGAACGTCCGCCGCTGTTACAGACAATTCCACTTAGCTTCCAGCACCTCTTCGCCATGTTTGGCGCGACGGTACTGGTGCCAATCTTGTTCAAGATCAACCCGGCGACCGTCCTGCTGTTTAACGGCATTGGTACGTTGTTGTATTTATTCATCTGTAAGGGCAAGATCCCGGCCTATCTCGGTTCCAGCTTTGCATTTATATCACCAGTGCTGCTGCTGTTGCCGTTGGGTTATGAGGTTGCTCTCGGCGGCTTTATTATGTGCGGTGTACTGTTCTGTCTGGTAGCTCTGATCGTCAAGAAGGCGGGTACAGGCTGGCTGGATGTGATGTTTCCACCTGCGGCGATGGGCGCAATTGTTGCCGTGATCGGTTTGGAATTAGCCGGTGTGGCAGCCAATATGGCCGGATTGCTGCCTGCTGAAGGTACAGCAGCAGACAGCACTACTATCACAATTTCACTGGTGACGCTGGGCGTAACGGTATTAGGTTCGGTGTTGTTCCGTGGTTTTCTGGCCATTATCCCGATCCTGATTGGCGTATTGGTGGGTTATGGGTTGTCGTTCTTTATGGGCGTGGTAGATCTAACGCCAATTCGTGAAGCACACTGGTTTGCCTTGCCAACCTTCTATACGCCGCGCTTTGAGTGGTTTGCTATCTTTACTATCCTGCCAGCGGCACTGGTAGTGATTGCCGAGCACGTTGGCCATCTTGTAGTAACAGCAAACATCGTCAAGAAAGATTTGCTGCGCGATCCTGGTTTGCATCGTTCAATGTTCGCTAATGGTATCTCGACCGTGATTTCCGGTTTTTTTGGGTCAACCCCCAATACTACCTATGGAGAGAATATTGGTGTTATGGCGATCACCAAAGTTTACAGCACCTGGGTGATCGGCGGTGCGGCCATTCTGGCTATTCTGCTTTCTTGTGTGGGCAAGCTGGCGGCGGCGATCCAGGCCGTACCTGTGCCGGTTATGGGCGGCGTTTCTCTTCTGCTTTATGGTGTGATTGGTGCTTCGGGGATACGTGTCTTGATTGAATCCAAAGTAGATTACAACAAAGCACAAAACCTGATCTTGACTTCGGTGATCCTGATTATCGGCGTTAGCGGTGCCAAGGTGCATATTGGTGCGGCAGAATTGAAAGGTATGGCGCTGGCAACGATCGTTGGGATTGGGCTGAGCCTGCTGTTTAAACTGATCAGTCTGTACCGTAAGGAAGAAGAGGTAATCGATGTGCCAGAAGAGCGGTCAGATCATAAATAA
- the upp gene encoding uracil phosphoribosyltransferase, with translation MKIVEVKHPLVKHKLGLMREHDISTKRFRELASEVGSLLTYEATADLLTEKVTIEGWCGPVEVEQIKGKKITVVPILRAGLGMMEGVLEHVPSARISVVGVYRDEETLEPVPYFQKLVSNIAERMALVVDPMLATGGSMIATIDLLKKAGCSSIKVLVLVAAPEGIAALEKAHPDVELYTASIDQCLNEKGYIVPGLGDAGDKIFGTK, from the coding sequence ATGAAGATCGTTGAGGTGAAACACCCGCTGGTTAAACACAAGCTTGGTCTGATGCGTGAACATGATATTAGTACTAAACGCTTTCGTGAGCTGGCTTCCGAAGTGGGTAGTTTGCTGACCTATGAAGCGACTGCCGATCTGCTGACGGAAAAAGTGACCATCGAAGGTTGGTGCGGGCCAGTTGAAGTTGAACAGATAAAAGGGAAAAAAATTACCGTTGTGCCAATTCTGCGTGCAGGGTTAGGCATGATGGAAGGGGTACTTGAGCACGTGCCGAGCGCACGCATCAGCGTGGTTGGTGTGTATCGTGACGAAGAAACCTTGGAGCCGGTGCCGTATTTCCAGAAACTGGTATCCAATATTGCTGAACGCATGGCGTTGGTTGTTGACCCGATGTTGGCTACTGGCGGTTCGATGATCGCGACTATCGATCTGCTGAAAAAAGCCGGTTGTAGCAGTATCAAGGTATTGGTATTGGTTGCTGCTCCAGAAGGGATCGCTGCACTGGAGAAAGCACACCCTGATGTTGAGTTATATACCGCCTCTATTGACCAGTGCTTGAACGAAAAAGGTTATATCGTTCCTGGTTTAGGCGATGCGGGCGATAAGATATTTGGGACTAAATAA
- a CDS encoding glycoside hydrolase family 3 protein, producing the protein MIKTNNVFIGVFISLALVGCDGGSNNIGSATNRNSTTSPNSTTLPYFSDWENVNSVIKKDPAMEAEIQRIVSMMTLEEKIGQMVQPDLRDVTPEEAEKFKLGSILNGGGAFPAGNKYATAEDWAKEADKYWLAIERAYEGRGFRVPFMWGTDAVHGHNNVFMATVFPHNIGLGAARNPDLIEKIGEVTAREVVATGLDWTFAPTVATPRDYRWGRVYEGYSEDPEIVYEYAKRMVQGIQGGEEGLKGEYNVISNVKHWLGDGGTLHGVDHGQNRYTEEYLRNIHAMGYIGGLNAGAQVVMSSFNSWWNPANYDPMVGNKDYQASSNGSDYMQNQKIHGSKYLITDVLKGKMGFDGLVVTDWNGQAEINGCSAANCPQAVIAGNDIFMVTSRNDWHAFYQNVIDQVKSGIIPMERIDDAVTRILRVKMRANLWEKPMPSQRALAGKQEILSAPEHVAIARQAVAESLVLLKNEAQTLPLKRGGKYLVVGSAANDITKQTGGWSLSWQGDGNTIEKDFPNAQTMLMAMKSVVGEDNVITDIAAAKPEEALAVVVIGEDPYAEMFGDITKSQSLEFASLKSEYKQDSELIHSLKKQGFKVVTVFYSGRPLYINEEINNSDAFVAAWLPGTEGLGITDVLFGDKDFKGKLSYTWGATKCSTTINRAAPNIKNYATPVDGITGEVIEQELDGEYRQLFPYGYGLNYAGKTDVLATEKDLNNLPLDPRDYGCGMSAPDIGTADTPLEIYGKDAKGEFVAAMSGDINGWSKVEITKGETTIGAVTTKGIDYQGMQQSALNVNFTGETGEFVGKSAAQIYMQTPDGKGADYSRYVNANATIEFDMRVNSGHPALVNLSTHCEYPCRGEVNIADVLPEPSSNWSTIKIPVQCLVETGMSYQMMSTPFLIYTAEAINFDIGAIRYVPQPNGLPKDAISCETFHKG; encoded by the coding sequence GTGATCAAAACGAATAATGTATTTATTGGTGTGTTTATTTCTCTTGCGCTAGTTGGTTGTGACGGTGGTAGCAATAATATTGGAAGTGCTACTAACAGAAACAGTACTACCTCACCAAATAGTACTACTTTACCTTACTTCTCCGATTGGGAAAATGTTAATAGCGTAATCAAAAAAGATCCTGCTATGGAGGCGGAAATACAGCGTATTGTTTCTATGATGACGCTAGAGGAAAAAATAGGGCAGATGGTACAGCCAGACTTACGCGATGTTACCCCCGAAGAGGCTGAGAAATTTAAACTGGGTTCGATCTTGAATGGTGGCGGTGCATTTCCTGCAGGCAATAAGTACGCTACGGCTGAAGACTGGGCGAAGGAAGCAGACAAATATTGGTTAGCGATCGAACGTGCTTATGAAGGGCGTGGATTCAGGGTTCCATTTATGTGGGGAACCGATGCGGTACACGGCCATAACAACGTATTTATGGCGACTGTTTTTCCTCACAATATTGGTTTGGGAGCAGCCCGTAACCCAGATCTGATTGAAAAAATCGGTGAAGTGACAGCGCGAGAGGTTGTTGCTACCGGGTTAGACTGGACTTTTGCACCGACGGTTGCCACGCCGCGTGACTACCGTTGGGGACGGGTATATGAAGGGTATTCTGAAGATCCTGAAATCGTTTATGAGTATGCAAAACGCATGGTCCAAGGTATTCAAGGGGGCGAGGAGGGATTAAAGGGGGAGTATAACGTTATTTCTAACGTGAAACATTGGCTCGGCGATGGCGGAACGCTTCACGGTGTCGATCACGGGCAAAACCGCTATACAGAAGAGTATCTGCGTAATATCCATGCCATGGGATATATCGGTGGTTTGAATGCAGGTGCGCAGGTTGTGATGAGTTCCTTTAACTCTTGGTGGAACCCTGCCAACTACGATCCAATGGTGGGTAATAAAGATTATCAGGCTTCAAGTAATGGGTCTGACTATATGCAAAACCAGAAAATCCATGGGTCTAAGTACCTCATCACTGATGTTCTCAAAGGTAAAATGGGTTTTGACGGTTTGGTCGTGACTGACTGGAATGGCCAAGCTGAAATTAATGGTTGCTCCGCTGCTAACTGTCCGCAAGCCGTTATTGCAGGCAACGACATTTTCATGGTGACATCTCGTAATGATTGGCATGCCTTTTATCAAAACGTTATCGATCAGGTTAAATCGGGCATTATCCCGATGGAGCGCATTGACGATGCGGTAACGCGTATTCTACGTGTGAAGATGCGTGCAAATTTGTGGGAAAAACCGATGCCAAGCCAGCGTGCTTTGGCTGGTAAGCAGGAAATACTCAGTGCTCCTGAACACGTTGCGATAGCGCGTCAAGCGGTCGCTGAATCGCTGGTACTGTTGAAGAACGAAGCACAAACACTGCCTCTTAAGAGAGGGGGGAAATACCTGGTTGTGGGGTCCGCTGCCAATGATATCACCAAACAAACAGGAGGATGGTCACTATCTTGGCAAGGGGATGGTAACACCATTGAAAAAGACTTCCCGAATGCGCAAACCATGCTTATGGCAATGAAAAGCGTGGTAGGTGAAGATAATGTCATTACCGATATTGCAGCTGCCAAGCCTGAAGAAGCATTGGCAGTAGTGGTTATTGGTGAAGATCCCTATGCTGAAATGTTTGGCGATATTACAAAATCTCAGTCACTTGAGTTTGCTTCACTCAAATCGGAGTATAAGCAAGATTCAGAACTGATTCACTCCCTCAAAAAGCAGGGGTTTAAAGTGGTCACGGTGTTCTATTCCGGGCGCCCTTTGTATATCAATGAAGAGATCAATAATTCTGACGCTTTTGTCGCGGCATGGTTACCCGGCACGGAGGGGTTGGGAATTACGGATGTTCTTTTCGGTGACAAAGATTTTAAAGGCAAATTATCCTATACATGGGGAGCCACCAAGTGTTCAACTACGATTAACCGTGCGGCTCCAAATATTAAAAATTATGCTACGCCTGTCGATGGGATCACAGGAGAAGTGATAGAGCAAGAACTTGATGGTGAATATAGACAACTCTTTCCATACGGTTATGGTCTGAACTATGCGGGCAAAACAGACGTTTTGGCAACGGAAAAGGACTTAAATAATCTTCCACTTGATCCACGTGATTACGGCTGCGGAATGTCTGCTCCAGATATAGGGACAGCCGATACTCCCTTGGAGATCTACGGTAAGGATGCTAAAGGCGAGTTTGTGGCTGCCATGTCAGGCGATATCAACGGTTGGTCTAAGGTCGAGATAACGAAAGGCGAAACGACCATTGGTGCCGTTACGACCAAAGGTATCGACTATCAAGGTATGCAACAATCAGCACTTAACGTTAATTTCACCGGGGAAACCGGAGAGTTTGTAGGTAAGTCGGCTGCTCAAATCTATATGCAAACACCTGACGGCAAGGGGGCTGATTACAGCCGCTATGTAAATGCTAACGCGACTATCGAGTTTGATATGCGTGTCAATTCGGGTCACCCAGCGCTTGTGAATTTGTCTACGCATTGTGAGTACCCTTGTCGTGGTGAAGTGAACATAGCCGATGTTCTCCCTGAACCCTCAAGCAACTGGTCTACAATTAAGATCCCTGTTCAGTGTTTGGTAGAAACGGGTATGTCTTACCAAATGATGAGCACACCTTTCCTCATTTATACTGCCGAGGCGATAAATTTCGACATAGGGGCAATCCGTTATGTCCCTCAACCGAACGGTTTACCTAAAGATGCGATCTCATGTGAGACTTTCCACAAAGGTTAA
- the purM gene encoding phosphoribosylformylglycinamidine cyclo-ligase — protein MTDKTTLSYKDAGVDIDAGNALVDRIKGVVKQTRRPEVMGGLGGFGALCALPQKYREPILVSGTDGVGTKLRLAMDLKRHDTIGIDLVAMCVNDLVVQGAEPLFFLDYYATGKLDVETATSVITGIAEGCKQAGCALVGGETAEMPGMYHGEDYDVAGFCVGVVEKSEIIDGSKVQSGDVLIALGASGPHSNGYSLVRKILEVSDTDPSTVMLSGKPLADHLLAPTKIYVKSILKLIENVNVHAIAHLTGGGFWENIPRVLPEGIQAVIDESSWQWPDIFGWLQQTGNVSHHEMYRTFNCGVGMVIALPEESVEKALTLLTAAGEKAWKIGKLSASSDEQQVVIQ, from the coding sequence GTGACCGACAAAACCACTCTCAGCTATAAAGACGCAGGTGTCGATATCGATGCTGGCAACGCATTGGTAGATCGCATCAAAGGTGTAGTAAAACAGACCCGCCGTCCAGAAGTTATGGGTGGTCTTGGAGGGTTTGGTGCTCTATGTGCACTACCGCAGAAATACCGCGAACCAATACTGGTTTCAGGCACCGACGGCGTAGGCACCAAACTGCGCTTGGCAATGGATCTAAAACGCCATGACACCATCGGTATCGATCTGGTGGCGATGTGTGTTAACGACTTGGTAGTTCAAGGTGCAGAACCCTTGTTTTTCCTAGATTACTATGCCACAGGCAAACTGGATGTAGAGACGGCTACCAGCGTCATAACGGGGATTGCCGAAGGCTGTAAACAAGCCGGCTGTGCATTAGTGGGGGGAGAAACCGCTGAAATGCCGGGAATGTATCACGGGGAAGACTACGACGTGGCAGGTTTCTGCGTGGGCGTGGTTGAGAAATCCGAAATTATCGATGGTAGTAAAGTACAATCTGGTGATGTGTTGATTGCCTTGGGAGCGTCGGGGCCACACTCTAACGGCTACTCGTTGGTACGCAAAATTCTGGAAGTAAGCGATACCGACCCCAGCACGGTAATGCTTTCTGGCAAACCGTTAGCCGACCATCTGCTCGCACCTACCAAGATTTATGTCAAATCCATACTTAAACTGATTGAAAACGTCAACGTTCACGCCATAGCACACCTGACCGGTGGCGGTTTCTGGGAGAATATCCCGCGCGTGCTACCAGAAGGAATACAAGCGGTGATCGACGAATCAAGCTGGCAGTGGCCTGACATTTTCGGTTGGTTACAGCAAACCGGTAACGTCAGCCACCACGAAATGTATCGCACGTTTAACTGTGGTGTCGGTATGGTCATTGCGCTGCCAGAAGAATCAGTAGAAAAAGCGCTTACCTTATTGACTGCTGCAGGTGAAAAAGCCTGGAAGATCGGTAAACTGTCGGCTTCTTCAGACGAGCAACAAGTGGTTATTCAGTGA
- the purN gene encoding phosphoribosylglycinamide formyltransferase: MKNIVVLISGQGSNLQALIDACQQGRIAANIMAVFSNKAQAYGLQRAKEAGIATHTLDAKTFADREAFDSALAQAIDQYQPDLLVLAGYMRILSNAFVQHYQGRMLNIHPSLLPKYPGLHTHRQAIDNGDSEHGTSVHFVTEQLDGGPVILQAKVPIFQDDEEDDVIERVQTQEHTIYPLVVNWFIEGRLAMRDNAAWLDGKRLPLQGYAAD; the protein is encoded by the coding sequence ATGAAAAATATTGTGGTATTGATCTCTGGCCAAGGGAGCAATCTCCAGGCACTGATTGATGCCTGCCAGCAAGGCCGTATTGCCGCCAACATTATGGCGGTATTCAGCAATAAGGCTCAAGCTTACGGACTACAGCGCGCCAAGGAAGCAGGTATTGCCACCCATACCCTGGATGCCAAAACCTTTGCCGATCGCGAAGCGTTTGACAGCGCGCTGGCACAGGCCATTGATCAATACCAACCCGACCTGCTGGTACTGGCTGGTTATATGCGTATCCTCAGTAACGCCTTCGTGCAGCACTACCAAGGGCGCATGCTGAATATCCACCCTTCTCTGCTGCCAAAATATCCTGGATTGCATACGCACCGTCAGGCTATTGACAATGGCGATAGTGAGCACGGTACTTCAGTGCACTTCGTCACTGAGCAACTCGACGGTGGCCCAGTGATCCTGCAGGCCAAAGTACCTATCTTCCAAGACGATGAAGAAGATGACGTGATTGAGCGGGTGCAAACTCAGGAACATACTATTTACCCATTAGTAGTAAATTGGTTCATTGAGGGCAGATTAGCAATGCGTGACAACGCAGCCTGGTTGGACGGAAAACGCTTGCCCTTGCAAGGATATGCAGCGGACTAA
- the speG gene encoding spermidine N1-acetyltransferase gives MPSNASVRLRPLERDDLSFVHQMDNNASVMRYWFEEPYEAFVELADLYDKHIHDQSERRFIIEHEDAKVGLVELVEIDHIHRRAEFQIIIDPAHQGKGYASTAAKLAMDYGFSVLNLYKLYLIVDKENPKAIHIYSKLGFEVEGELIDEFFVNGEYRTVLRMCIFQPQYMAKFRPRQQGGNPRGQ, from the coding sequence ATGCCCAGCAATGCCAGCGTCAGACTTCGCCCACTGGAGCGCGATGATTTGTCTTTCGTCCACCAGATGGATAACAACGCCAGTGTTATGCGTTACTGGTTTGAAGAGCCGTATGAAGCCTTTGTTGAGCTTGCCGACCTATATGACAAACATATTCACGATCAGAGTGAGCGGCGTTTTATCATTGAACATGAGGATGCCAAGGTAGGGCTGGTTGAACTGGTAGAGATAGACCATATTCATCGCCGTGCCGAATTTCAAATCATTATCGACCCGGCACATCAAGGCAAAGGCTATGCCAGCACTGCCGCCAAACTGGCGATGGATTACGGTTTCTCGGTGCTAAACCTCTACAAACTGTATCTGATAGTCGACAAAGAGAACCCGAAAGCCATTCATATCTACAGTAAACTGGGATTTGAAGTGGAAGGCGAGTTGATTGACGAATTCTTTGTGAATGGTGAATACCGTACCGTACTGCGTATGTGCATCTTCCAACCACAGTATATGGCAAAATTCAGACCCCGACAGCAAGGCGGTAATCCTCGGGGTCAGTAA
- a CDS encoding polymer-forming cytoskeletal protein, giving the protein MLSFSKQKKAINEPNIQETLENPASQPISPAETVALAEIADAIKPVRAKKDTFISNGSQFTGVIEGDGNIVVEGKVEGNIICTHMVRIENSGHVKGEIRAQQITINGSVEGRCYADTLSIQAKGSIRGDIFADEISIEKGGIFIGQSQLMQKTSQQSQPAPTKVTSLKTASDAVEILDILQNKPSK; this is encoded by the coding sequence ATGTTGTCATTCAGTAAGCAAAAAAAAGCCATTAATGAACCCAATATACAGGAAACGCTTGAAAATCCTGCCTCACAACCCATCTCTCCTGCCGAAACGGTAGCCTTGGCAGAGATTGCTGACGCTATCAAACCGGTTCGCGCCAAAAAAGACACGTTTATCTCTAATGGGTCCCAGTTCACCGGTGTGATAGAAGGCGACGGTAACATTGTTGTAGAAGGAAAGGTGGAAGGAAATATCATTTGCACGCATATGGTTCGCATTGAAAACAGCGGCCATGTCAAAGGCGAAATCCGTGCTCAACAGATCACGATTAATGGTTCAGTCGAGGGGCGTTGCTACGCTGATACACTGTCAATTCAAGCCAAAGGCAGCATCCGTGGTGATATTTTTGCCGACGAAATCTCCATTGAAAAAGGTGGTATCTTCATTGGCCAGTCACAACTCATGCAAAAAACCTCCCAACAGTCTCAACCTGCCCCAACAAAAGTTACTTCACTCAAAACTGCCAGCGATGCCGTCGAAATACTGGATATTTTGCAAAACAAACCATCAAAATAA
- the ppk1 gene encoding polyphosphate kinase 1, with protein sequence MGQEKRYIDKELSWLSFNERVLQEAADKGNPLIERMRFLGIYSNNLDEFYKVRFADLKRRILINEEQGSAGTSRHLLKKIQAKVLKTDQEFDSLYNDLLLEMARNQIFLINERQVSENQQIWLRQYFKQHLRQHITPIVINHDTNLVQFLKDDYTYLAVEIIRGIRTDYALLEIPSDKVPRFVNLPPEAPRRRKPMILLDNILRYCLGDIFKGFFDYDALNAYSMKMTRDAEYDLVTEMESSLLELMSSSLKQRLTAEPVRFVYQRDMPNEMVELLRNKLGISNYDSVIPGGRYHNFKDFISFPNVGKANLVNPPMPRLRHIWFDKFRNGFDAIREKDVLLYYPYHTFEHVLELLRQASFDPSVLAIKINIYRVAKDSRIIESMIHAAHNGKKVTVVVELQARFDEAANIHWAKRLTEAGVHVIFSAPGLKIHAKLFLISRREGDDIVRYAHIGTGNFNEKTARIYTDYSLLTADSRITNEVRRVFNFIENPYRPVTFDNLMVSPQNSRRMLYELIDREIANALSGENASIMLKVNNLVDTGLVDRLYTASAAGVKVRLLVRGMCSLIPNQAGVSENIQVISIVDRFLEHDRVYVFENKGDKRVYLSSADWMTRNIDYRIEVAVSLLDPTLRQRVLDILEILFSDTVKARYIDKELSNQYVPRGNRRKVRAQVAIYEYLKALEQP encoded by the coding sequence ATGGGTCAGGAAAAGCGCTATATCGACAAAGAATTAAGCTGGTTATCTTTTAATGAACGAGTATTACAGGAGGCCGCTGATAAAGGTAATCCGTTAATAGAGCGGATGAGATTCCTGGGTATTTACTCCAATAACCTCGATGAGTTCTACAAAGTCCGTTTTGCCGACCTGAAGCGGCGTATATTGATCAACGAAGAACAAGGCTCAGCCGGTACTTCACGTCATTTGCTGAAAAAAATCCAGGCCAAAGTATTAAAAACCGATCAGGAGTTCGACAGCCTGTATAACGATTTGCTGTTAGAAATGGCTCGTAATCAAATCTTCCTGATCAACGAACGCCAAGTGTCTGAGAACCAGCAAATCTGGTTGCGGCAATACTTTAAGCAACATCTGCGCCAACACATAACCCCGATTGTGATCAACCACGATACTAACCTGGTACAGTTCCTGAAAGACGATTACACCTATCTTGCGGTAGAGATTATTCGTGGTATACGCACCGATTATGCATTACTGGAAATTCCTTCCGATAAAGTACCTCGCTTCGTTAATTTGCCACCAGAAGCCCCCCGCCGCCGCAAACCAATGATTCTTTTAGATAATATCCTTCGTTATTGCTTAGGTGATATCTTCAAAGGCTTCTTTGATTACGATGCACTCAACGCCTATTCGATGAAAATGACCCGCGATGCGGAGTACGACCTGGTGACTGAAATGGAGTCCAGCCTGTTGGAACTTATGTCCTCCAGCCTGAAACAGCGTCTGACCGCCGAACCGGTACGTTTTGTTTATCAGCGCGACATGCCAAATGAAATGGTGGAACTGTTACGCAATAAATTAGGCATCTCCAACTATGACTCCGTCATTCCTGGTGGCCGTTACCATAATTTTAAAGACTTCATCAGTTTCCCTAACGTTGGCAAAGCCAATCTTGTCAATCCGCCAATGCCCCGTCTGCGCCATATCTGGTTCGATAAATTCCGTAATGGCTTCGATGCAATCCGCGAAAAGGATGTATTACTGTACTATCCGTACCATACTTTCGAACACGTACTGGAACTACTGCGCCAAGCATCATTCGATCCGAGCGTGTTAGCAATCAAAATCAATATTTACCGCGTAGCCAAAGACTCACGCATCATTGAGTCGATGATCCACGCTGCGCATAACGGCAAAAAGGTGACCGTTGTAGTAGAACTGCAGGCACGTTTTGACGAAGCCGCCAATATCCATTGGGCGAAACGACTGACAGAGGCTGGCGTACATGTCATTTTCTCCGCACCAGGGCTAAAGATCCACGCCAAACTATTCCTGATCTCCCGCCGTGAAGGCGATGATATTGTGCGCTACGCTCATATAGGTACCGGAAACTTTAACGAGAAAACGGCCCGTATTTATACCGACTACTCGTTACTTACTGCTGATTCGCGCATCACTAATGAGGTACGTCGAGTATTCAATTTCATTGAAAATCCATACCGACCAGTCACTTTCGATAATTTGATGGTTTCACCACAGAATTCACGCCGGATGTTATATGAGCTGATCGACCGCGAAATTGCCAACGCATTGTCGGGTGAAAATGCCAGCATTATGCTGAAAGTGAATAATCTGGTGGATACTGGGCTGGTAGATAGGTTATATACCGCCTCCGCCGCTGGCGTTAAAGTCCGTCTGTTAGTTCGCGGCATGTGTTCTTTGATCCCTAACCAAGCAGGAGTCAGCGAAAATATTCAAGTAATCAGCATCGTAGATCGCTTTCTGGAACATGATCGGGTTTATGTATTTGAAAACAAAGGTGACAAGCGGGTCTATCTCTCTTCTGCAGATTGGATGACGCGAAATATAGATTACCGCATCGAAGTGGCCGTATCCCTGTTGGACCCAACGTTAAGACAGCGTGTTCTTGATATTTTGGAGATCCTGTTCAGCGATACAGTAAAAGCCCGTTACATTGATAAAGAACTGAGCAACCAGTATGTGCCGCGCGGTAATCGCCGCAAAGTACGTGCACAGGTGGCTATTTATGAGTATTTAAAAGCTCTGGAACAACCATGA